Below is a genomic region from Kribbella qitaiheensis.
GGTCGAACCCACGTCCCTGCTCGGTGTACTCACCCGCAAGCTCGTTCAGCGCATTCGCGACGTCCCCGGTCGGGCGCCCGACGGTCCGCGCCAACGCCAGCGCCGGCAACGGCTCGTCCGTCACCATCAAAATAGCTTCCAGCGCCCGTCGCATCGTCGCGTCATCAACAACAACCTCAGCCCCCGACAACACCCCTTCGTCATCCCCGAACGGCGCACCCTCACCCTCGGCAACCACAGAGGCGGAGGCGAGGTCGATCTCGTCGCCCTCATCCTCGGCGACCGCTGAGGCGGGGTCGACCTCGCCCTCACCCTCGGCGACCGCCGAGGCGGCCGCGTCGTCGACCGCGATGTCGGGCTCGGGCTCGCGGTCGACAACCTGCTCGGTCCCGGTTACCGACTCCAGCGCATCCGCGGTCGCGGCGTCCGCTCCTTCGACCGCGCTGCCGGCGTCGGGCGTCTCCACTGCGCCTTCCTCGGTTTCCACCTCGGGCGAGGTGTCGAGGTCGGTTGTGGTTTGGTTTTCGGTCACTGGTCCACCGTCTCGTTCTGGACTGCTGTGTTCTCGGGGTCGGGCGGATCGTCGACGGTCACCGGGGTGCCGGACTCGAACCACTCCGGCGTCTCCTCCGGTACCAGCGGCGCTTCGCCTTCACCCGACTCCGCTTCCGCCACCTCGTCGAACTCGTCGCTGACATCGATCTCACCGTCGTCGGCACCGGTCCACCGGATCGTCAGCTCCCCCAACGGCGTCACTTGGTCGAACGACACCGCCGCCTCACGGAACAACTCGAGCAACGCCAAAAACCGGCAAACCGTCGTGACCGTGTCCGGCGAGTCGGCGACCAGCGCACGGAACGTAGTACTGCGTTGCCGGCGCAACCGATCCACGATCACCAGCGCCTGCTCGCGAACCGTCACAGCCGGTGCGTGCAAGTGCGCCAGCGACACCCCCTCAGGAATGATGTCCTTCGGCGCCATCGCGCGAGCAGCCAGCGCGGCAAGCCCGGCCGGATCAATCCCGAGCAGTACTTCGGGAAGCAGATCGGCGAACCGCGGCTCCATCCCGACAGCACGCGGGAAGCGCTTGGCTTCCTCCGCCATCCGCGTCTGCATCAACGCCGCGATCTGCTTGAACGCGCGGTACTGCAACAACCGCGCGAACAACAGGTCGCGCGCCTCCAGCAGCGCCAGATCCTCGTGGTCCTCGACATCGCCCTGCGGCAGCAGCCGGGCCGCCTTCAGATCCAGCAATGTCGCCGCGATCAGCAAGAACTCCGAGGTCTGGTCCAGGTCCCACTCCGACCCGAGCGCCTTGATGTGCGCGATGAAGTCGTCGGTGACCTGGGACAGCGAGATCTCGGTGATGTCGAGCTTGTGCTTGCTGATCAGCTGCAGCAACAGGTCGAACGGACCCTCGAAGTTGACCAGGTGAACGCTGAAGCCCTTGCCCTCGGCAGCCGTCGGCAGCTCCGGGTCGGTAGCGCCCGGCAGCTCGATCGGCAGTTCCGAGGTGGGGGCGTCGCTCATGACGAGGCAGGCTCCGCGGCTGACTCAGCGGCCCGCAGGCGCTGGACCAGGACCGAGTCCGGGCCGTGGTCGACGAAATCGGCCAGCAGTACGTCGATCGCCTCGCGGACGATCCGGCCGCGGTCCGCGGTCAGGCCGTGCTCGGCTCGCAACGCGAGTCTGGTCTGTTCCAGGCCGAGCAGCTCTTCCTCGGTCACGTACACGGTGATCTTCGTGTCGTGCCGGATCCGGCCACTGGACTTGCGATCCTCGACGACAGCCGTCCGGGACCGCCCGTTGGAACCGGGGCGGTCGTCGAACGACGATCCGTCAGTGGCTGTGCGCTTCTCGGGTCTGGTCTGCTGAGGTGCCGCACCCCCGAACAGCTCGCTGGCACCTGGCAGGCTCACCCGGCGGGACAACGCGCCAGCACCTCCTTGGCAAGGTCGCGGTACTGGGTAGCCGCTTGGGACGATGGCGCGTACGTCGTGATCGGCTCGCCGACGACCGTGGTCTCGGGGAACTTGACGGTACGCCGGATGACGGTGTGGAAGACACGCTCGTCGAAG
It encodes:
- a CDS encoding segregation and condensation protein A codes for the protein MSDAPTSELPIELPGATDPELPTAAEGKGFSVHLVNFEGPFDLLLQLISKHKLDITEISLSQVTDDFIAHIKALGSEWDLDQTSEFLLIAATLLDLKAARLLPQGDVEDHEDLALLEARDLLFARLLQYRAFKQIAALMQTRMAEEAKRFPRAVGMEPRFADLLPEVLLGIDPAGLAALAARAMAPKDIIPEGVSLAHLHAPAVTVREQALVIVDRLRRQRSTTFRALVADSPDTVTTVCRFLALLELFREAAVSFDQVTPLGELTIRWTGADDGEIDVSDEFDEVAEAESGEGEAPLVPEETPEWFESGTPVTVDDPPDPENTAVQNETVDQ